The Silene latifolia isolate original U9 population chromosome Y, ASM4854445v1, whole genome shotgun sequence sequence catctttggtgcgcctcttccccaacaccatatatcatataatTGGTCTATTTGGCATTTACTTTTGTCCGGACCAGTATTTTATCTTCGAGCAGACAGCGAGTTGTCGTAGTATTTTATGTTCAAGTCGACTGTGAACTGTCACAATATTTTATCTTCAAGCAGACTGCGAGCTGTAGCAGTATTTTATCTTCAAGTAGACTGTGAGCCGTCATAATATTTTATCTCCTAGCAAGGATCTTCCAGTAAGTACTTCGCTTGCAGCAACGAGCGGATTTCCGACGGTGTTTCGACATGCCTCCATCAATACCCTAttattttcccagcgagagttcatgacagccgattgtactTCCCGATAGAtaaagttcgcttgagaccgatgcAAGCAGATCTCCCCAGCAGTTTTTATCGACGTTCTGCTGTCCACAATTTTATTCCTTTCGAGAAGGAAGTCTCatgtatgatttcttcttatggctggcgagcttccttacgtagtctaatggactttaaacgaccctccccgatagtcgacagactcttaaatgttcccgacgacaggtcattggctcagaccctttgagccgcctcgcgtcgccatagtcgtcaggttgtaatcttcgaatgacctgatggctatactttgacttttgccttgtccaagcctcagtcaaagtgggggctctgtagatacttcatttctgcacctcccgcaagccacccggtgatgattaggccgcatgtttggtatacggaatgatttatgacagttcgtaagtttatcgtcaagtgatagctcaaatacttgtgtctaccccttggttatcatctacgcgctgatacagtcattttgacagtaattagagttcatttggagttcgggtcaaaaactgcttcattttctaataaaccgtttaaaatgacgattcggaatgttctagaatattccggatattttttattccataatttaaatttatattcttttggtaaaatatatcccaaaaattttatttgaaggaataaggaagttgagatctaccgcaattccataaaagaaacgcaaaaatctttcttccgcaggaggaaacctttggggaaaggacgcagcagctgctgcgcctcttccaagagttgcagtagctgctgcgcctcttccccaactcttttctgcgtattttcatatttttttcgagatttgtttcaaaagtttgagtcattccataattcctccatgtgattagtataaatagggacctccgttccacatatttctcacgcgagtgtccgcccttctcttctccctttgcattctaagaccgtgctctaagcttaatgacgtctacgtgcttgatcaatcgaccacgtaagctcggatccttttgagtaccagtcacgttgcatgaccgaccaatttgactaactacacctcaattaatcaatcaatcaatttaatctaaatcctcttactagagcactttcttcatacattcgattcgagcaatcactaaacgttaacttagttaatctcgtttcgtcaaacatgtaagtctgagggtgtaaattccatcttttattattgtatttgatttttgtactaattaatgtaagatttacgtcaaaagtatacttaaaaccgatttctaaaacccttttgttaaactgtttttacgaattaacagttggCAGACAtcaagaagaaacgcagcaactgctgcgcctctgtgcctcttccagaggctgccgcagtttctgcttttcttcttcttcgtcgccTATCTGTTAATCCATCCTCGTttgatttctttttcttattttcttctcttttattcgtatataataattttaacacgtattcttaataattatcgcctttaattccgacttaaatcccttataatcgatatttgcgggttttcgtcatcaaatcaaacccggatttttagagactcgatttgttcatatcaagtttctgaagttcgactttgtacatatttttaccgTTTATTTCCAGTTTGTCTAATTCGTTTCCGTTTCTATAAATAATCCTAGTTAATCTGTAATTAGTTTTAATTCgtattaattcgttctaattcgttttaattcatttttatcgctttcatgacaaTTTCATATGTAAAATAATCTGCTAAATCACTTTTATCCAAGTCAAATAtccataatcaaccattaaatacaCCAACGAATGTAAATAacccgcagttctgacttcattgccagaactcacctcaggaacagacgtagTGAccactgcacctcttccaagagacgcagcattgtTGCGCCTATTCCGGGTTAAGTTCTGTCTTTGAACTTACATTCTTGCTTAgacctaattcattagtttacgtattaaattgactattaattgtaatatcacccttaatctgtccgtattttctaacctaatttattttctcatgttttcctcaaattatccgtcttaaatatatttttgacgtaagtCAATTAattcaatgtaattattgtaattttaattatcgcaatttatttatttatcgtattatatatgatttatttacttgttttcacatgtaattaattctaaaccctacttcgacattaatgagtgctaaattatatgtcaaccgacttagttaattttcacatgctaggactaaaatgatggatgttgcattgcatgcatataattaacaacatatcgagtacaaacgatttccctaatcattagtagaggccgctattgaggcgggcggtATTAGGTGTTCAATAAatgagcttcctaatacatacactcaccccttactccagatctatgtgaacatccgtgttcattggcatctacgagagtcattctagacatagaatgctaagggtaatgagttcttagtgtctatgtcactactttgtgtcttgacatgacgcgaactattcgaatggttccaatttcccataaaaattggtggcgactccacaaatgcaaacgcttgtcccaagcgcccccgtggcccatgtccacataacCACAAATTGATTAACAAAGCATTAGAGACTTACCAACAAAACCGGTACGAAAAGACGGAAGAGTAGGCTCACAATCGATCAATTAGCCTTGGGAGTGGTTGATTAGAGGAGTGatgaacgtagtttaggtttttataaaatgaattagaaaCTGTTAATAAGAaatatatataatctctaatcaccttattCAAACTGCGGAAATTAATcccgtcagaccgggtactcggtcgagtacctggggtAGTCGGTCAAGTATCTcacaactcggccgagtgttcccaaACTAGTAGCCTGTTTAAAAATACTTgacagcctactcgaccgagtatgggctactcgaccgagtaagctaaGACCacaaaaccatagtattacagttttcccttcttaaaacgaacttcgtccccgaaatctATACTATACCCAAAACAACATGCAAAACAAAACTATTAAACTCAAAAGACACCAACAAAACCCAACTCAAAAGACACCAATAAAACCCAACTATAACCAACTATGTTCACACAAACCGAAACGCAACCATACCGACCTCAAAACTACCCCAAAACACACATGCGACCATCTTctaccccccttaaaagacaacggttacaaccccgtaaccaaacatacctgctcAAATAGGTGTCGGTAGCGTTCCCTCATAGCCTCCACCGGCTCCCAAGTGGCTTCCTCCACgttattaattaaattatagcACCTTTAGGAAGACggtttcaccattccttgtcttgcgcacctTACGATCCAATATCTCTTTTGGTACCTCCGCATAAGTTAGAGCTTCATCCAACTCAATATTCTCAACTTCaagcacatgtgacggatcactcaatATTTTCGAAGTTGTGACACATTGAACACATTGTGCACCCGATCAagagctggtggtaaagctagccgatAAACTACTTCACCTACCCAAgacaaaatctcataaggacctatgaaTTTCTAACTCAACTTCTCTTTCTTGCCAAACCTCGTAACGccccgcataggtgacacttCCAAGAGAACCTTGTCACCCACTGCAAACTCTATGTATTTGCGatatagatctgcataactcttttgccgatCTTGAGCTACTTTCATTTTCTGTCGAATCAAGtgcacttgctcaaccatatcttgtaccatttGTGGTCCCAAAACCACAGCTTCAGCGTTATCATTCCAACACATCGGACTCCTATACTTCTTTGCGTACAACATCTCAAAAGATGCCATCCCAATTGCTCGAGTGATGGCTATTGTTGTATAAAAACTCTATCAGATCTAGTCTATCCTCCCAACTCCCACCAAACTCCATAGCACAAGCTCGCagcatatcctctaaagtcttgatagtcCATTCCGTTTGACCATCTGTTGTAGGATGAAATGTCGttctcatctttaaggtagtccccatcaattcctacaactcttgccaaaaccgtgatataaacctcaaATCTCGATCCGACACGATATCCTTTGTACCCTGTGTAACCGTACCACATGCTTTCTGTACCCAAAGAGCCAACTGAATCATACTCCATGTATCCTTCATcggaataaaatgagctgactttgtcaaacggtcgacgatcacccaaatcatgttgttaccatgCTGATTCCTTGGTAACTCCACGATGAAATCCATAAAAATCGATTCCCATTTCCGTTccggtacctcaagtgactgaatcttaccttgtggtctctaTTGCTCTCCCTTTATCCTCTGTCAAATCAAACACCTAGCCACGAACTCTGTAATATCTTTTTTCATACCGGGCCACCAAAATGTCTTCTTCAAGTCTTTATagagcttgtctccacccggatgtaccgaataaggagtacaatgagcctccgtcatgatCAACTTCTTCAAGTCAATGTCACTAggtacacaccacctcccatcaaagcgaactctcccatctgtatggatagaaaatctCGAAACTGTGCCATCTCCTACTCTTGTCTTCCATTcctgaatcttgggatcaagttcttgtttcctctttatgtcATCATATAGTTCAGGCTCGATAGTCAAAGCATCGTTGGCATATCCCTTGCAAATCATATGAATCCCCATCTTAGTCATCTCATCCCTCAGTTTCATTAGTGACATGGCCGTGCTTAGCGAATGCACACTCTTTCTACTGAAAACATCCCCTTTCCCTCGTGATAGAcgatctccatatcatagtccccaatcagctccatccaccgtctctgacgcatgttcaactccttctgagtaTAAATGTacaactcttatgatctgaaaatcccttaaaggttgccccatacAGGTAGTGCCGCCATTTTGAGCAAATACAACCGCGCCCAGCTCCAagtcatgagtaggatagttttCCTCATACGGCTTTAACTGCCttgaagcataggcaatgacctTCCTATTCtacatcaaaacacaacccaacccattcttcgaagcattggtataaacctcaaagttctcacttcccttaGGCAAGGCTAGAATGGGAGTTGTagtcaaatgctcctttaatgtttggaacgccgtctcacaaatctcatcccaacgaaatcgggtctcttttctcatcaatgcTATCATATGTCTAGCGATtttagagaaatccttcacgaacctcctgtagtagccagctaaaccAAGGAAACTCTGGACCTCAgtaacattcttcggtgcttcctaGTTTGACACCGCCTCGATCTTAGTAGGATCCACCGATAGACCCTCTTTTGAAATCACATGTCTCAGAAAAGCCACTTTTtcaaaccaaaactcacactaggataactttgcatatagctgattatCTCGCAAGGTTGGTAGTACCaacctcagatgctcctcgtgtgcttccttagtcttagaatagaacaagatgtcatcaatgaaaaccaccacaaacctaTCTAGAAACGAACTAAAGATTATGTTCATGAGATCCATGAatactgccggtgcattagtcaattcaaaaggcatcactacatactcatagtgaccataccgcgaTCGGGAAGCTGTCTTAGGAATGTCCTCATCTGCAATCTTCAGCTGGTGATAACCCCATCTTAGATCAATCTTGGAGAACACCCCAGCTCTAGTCAACtggcaaaaaaatatcattaATCCTCGGCAAAGGACACCTGTTCTCCACGGTAACATGGTTTAGCTCTTTGTAATCGATGTAAACCTCATACTACCGTCCTTCTTCTTCATAAATAGAACTTGTGCACCCCAAGGCGATGCACTAGGTCAAATGTATCCCTTATCCAACAACCCGTTcagctgtttcttcaactctACAAATTCCTTTGGTCGCATACGGTACGGAGCGTTAGATATAGGTCCCGTCCCCAGTTTAAGCTCAACACTTAAGTCAATGTCCGTCGTAGGAGGTAATCCTGGTATCTCCTGCGGAAAGACATCGCCGAACTCACTAACCACTGGTATCTCTACTGATGATGGCTCCTCTACTCGAGTATCCCTCACATGACAAAGGACTAACGGACACATCTTCCTCACACATGAATTCAAAGTAATCACTGAAATCAACTTCATCTTGGGCTTTACAATAAACCCTCTATATGACACCTTGActcccttaggaccctttaaaaGCACTTTCTTTTTATGACAGTCTCTCTTGACCCCATACTTACCCGACCTATCCATCCCGatgatgacctcaaacccatctatAGGAAACTCAAGCAGATTAACCGGTACATCCACTTGCCCAACTACCATAGACACTTCCCTATACAACTTGATACATGACACTAACACTCCCGATGGTATAAGCACATTATCTTTCACCTACTCATAAATCCCCAAACCTATAGATAAGGCACgacccctagacacaaatgagTAGGTTTCCTCTGAATCAAACAAAATCAAAGACGACGtattattaacaagaaaagtaccggtgaccACATGAGCATCCTCCTCAGCCTCCTGCTTGCTCATCATAAAGAGTTTACCATTATTTTTCTGACCTCCACCCTGGACCATGGTCGTTGAAGTAGTAGGCTTAGCCACCGAGTTCTAAGTCACACTGTTGGTCAGACGCTGATAAGACCATCCATTATTGTGGTTGTAGCCGCTATTGTTGTTGCCTTGGCCTCCTTGGTTGTTCAATGACCCAGCTGGCCTATTACTTGCCAAACTCTACCTCGTGTTTGAGAGTAATTCCCCTGATATGATCTCGGAAAGCCTCCTCCCCCCTTGTAGCGCTCATACACTCAAATCATTTGTGACCcgtcccaccacagttgaagcattgAAGATTGGAGTTCTCACTAGTACTCCGACCGCCTCTTCCCCATGCGCGAGATCCCCCGCCATAGCTAGACCCTCCTGGAAAGGTTCTAGCTTGGTTTTGGTTACCCTTCTTGTGGCTTGACTGATagccaccctcactctcagcctttctcatCTCAGATCCCTTTTCTTTGGCCTCCTTGGCCATATCCATCAACCTCTCAGCGTGCCCCGCTCTTGCATAAACATCTTTCAGATCCGAGATTACCGCGGACGGTAGCTTTTCCATGATCTTCAGTCCTAACCCTCTCTCAAAACTAAGTGCCAAACTCCATTGACTCAGTTGCATGTCCTCCACATAGCGTGACAGATCAATAAACCTATGGTAGTACTCAGTGACGGTCATGTTAACGGCCAAAGAAAAGGAATCAAACTCAGCCCTCAACTTTGCACGGATGTACTCCGAACGAAGTGATCCCTCATTGCCCTCTTGAACCCTGCCCATGGAATTGTAGGTTGGACCAGATTCCTATAGTATGCCCGAGCTCCTTTGCAACAAaatatgttgcattgtgattcatttttaagccaaaaggAACAGTCCAAGGAACGAttcacaattgaatgcatttcatcgctttttgaagtgtcGTTACAGCAAGCctaacttccaagctctatatctcaagttttactcatgaAAATATGATGATTCTTATGTCATTGGAAAGCTTGAGATCTTAGGCAAACCATGGATTTTGAATCACGTCCATATCAGGTAAATAGCTTGAGTTATGGCCGATGCAAACAGACTACGCATTAttggacagcccatgacctatGTGAGCTAAACGTTgaataactcaagatttactcCATATTTTAGGGTGATTCTTTTTTGAGGTGAAAGTAACTTCATTAGCTTTCCAATGAGCTATCATAGGCCTTAAAATTCATCCGGAGCTAAGAGATATGGCTTCTAAAAGATGCGTCTAAATTCCTGAGTTGTTCTCCAACCCGGTTTTGGTCCTTCTCCAAAATCGAGGTCTACCATGAAATTCGTCTAAGAAGTAATGTCTCCAACCGCCCTATTTCACatctttggtgagtttaggaCATTTTTGTTAGGATCTTTTATCTCCAAGGGTTACCattcagaaattatttgaagaactaaagcaaaggtaccaggggacccggttttgaacaatgagcaaaatgtcgctatcaatctttcctcttttgatccaacaaagctcaagaaaCTTTTAGGACTGCAAAAGAGCCTTACACGGTTCTCCAAGGCCtccaatcagtccatataatcataaataagaagttgagctaacaaacaaggaagattggactattagtttattTTAGCTTTTATTTGATTTATGTCATTTTCTATTTCAGCATTGTGTAAGtaccttggctgccgtttttATGCCCTTTAGCTACTCATTTTGTAGCCCTTAGATGtaacttgtaatcaagggtcaagattgtaagccttggtctatataaaccaagctaggcacatgagaacttcagatttgagtgaattaaaatatgagtttgaaactgaagttttcaatcaattttcttctttcttagtgcagaaaacccctcattacttagtgtttgaggcggaattaactcttgcttcgtgatcttgagcttaattccaaggcttaaacctgcttcgtgatctagtttaagtcatatcccggttacttgttcttgttttcgtgtcaaaacagtcccaaacttTCCGTTTTCTTTGCTTTCAGTCCTTGAGaagattgttatttgaatgtttacttcataagcatttaagttacaaaCCTATTTTCCATTATCGTCATTCAAGCTAATCGTTTCAATTGTGTTGTTTGTCATGTCCCAAATCAGATTAGTTGAGTATTAAATCGTGCACACTTGAgtcttttatcttcttaatccttaaaccatttagttagtctttgttttgagtccaaatcagtccatttgttgagtctaattccaACAAATTCAAATTCTGTTTTCGAGTCTTATTTGTCCAGAAATCTAGTCCTAGTAGTTTTATTCCATCCTTCCCTCTCGTTGTGCCACCAAACCCCAGCCTCATCCCTTaggtagaacgcagcctgttctaccatcatctctgtcggacactgaACCAATTCCAACACACTCTCCATCTcccgatgccagttgtcaagcagCTTAGGCTCACCAGTGCCCTCATAAGTGGTAGGGTGAAAGCGAGAAATGGTGGTGCTCAGATAGGATGCATCCACCGGTTTCCCATCCTTTTTCCCCATATTTTTGAGCGCCAGCATGAGTACTTCTTGCTGCTTAATCATTCTAGCAACCTCTTTAAGGCTCATCTCTAAGGCTTGAAGGTACACAGCTGACCTCTTTAGCAGCATCTTGGACTGATATAACCAAGAAAAACGTAACACATAGCCTATGGCTTAAAACAAATATCACATCTGCCAAAGAGGTACTTGGCCGAGTACCTGAGTTACTCGACCGAGAacgagctactcggtcgagtatgttgactactcggccgagtactccgaCTCTAGTAGCCGATCAAAAATACACATAAagcacactcggtcgagtaccttacgtactcggccaagtacgccccactcggtcgagtatcgccCCTACTCAGCCGAGTGGTCATATTCCAGTAGCTACTGCCAAAACCACAACCCCCATAGCTCGGTCGAGTGATTGGTTACCCAGCCGAGTACCCTCttctcggtcgagtacctgcccagCTCGACCGAATCATGCCAAAAACGATCTACCCTTCAACTTAGCAACATACATATAGGTATACAACTTCCTAAATATGTTACTATCAGTCAAAAGCAAAGTAATAACACTCAAACATGCCTCATTCCATTTATATAACATCAATTCATCTATTCTCCATATTAATCCAATTCACATAACCATCCAACCCGATTATAAGATATATACTCAAGACATACAATGACTCCCCTTGACACCCCGTAGTGATCGGCTCAAAGTTGTAAGGTCCAAATTGCGGCCttaggacatctcccaagcctttgcagtagctccaaacaactcctaccccagttcattttagttagacaccctatgttcattttgttcattggttttaggttccaaaatcgtcactctgataccactttgtaacatcctcatacaccaaggtgccttaccaagactacCCTTGCAtatcaaggtgctaccatctcggttgcccgaggtcaaGTATGTCAAATAGACCATCCAATAACGTTTATTAAAAGATAACAAACTGTTTATCAAAGATAAAACTGAAAGTCTAATCAAAACTCTTTACAACGAAACAACCAAAAAGACTAAAGTATAACTGTCAGCGGAAACTAGCTATGCGATCGGTGATGACTTGACCCCCATCCAAACCCGCAAGTTATCCACAGCCATAGCTGCTCAATtaactgttcaccatccccgaatggatcaccacagttttgaaaacaataacgGCGTCACCTAACTGCAAAATTAAGATAAGGATTCACAACACAAATAATACAACCAATCCAATTGTAATATTATTCTCCAAACTCCATTAGTAAtcaataaccgactacacacctaagtgtgtagccctaccaggttatccatcgcaataggtaacccTCACCACCAGTGGGGGGCCGCAACCGTCCCACCTAAGTCATGCTTATCGCAACGAGCGCACCcagttcattaatttgcatatgccccttgtgacgggaaccacaaaggCGAACATGGAGCtggaaccatctcccgaacatggtcccatcacaataataccaATCACAATATTACTCAACCAATCTCAATCCAATGCAGcatattaatcaatcaatcataAACATTCTCAAATTAATTACGCAATcgactgagtaggaaaaccttaTCTTATTCGCAAAtctgaatcaacaacaataaggATGCTAGAATTGTTCTTTTACGAACTCGTCACCTAGCAAGAATCACAACAGTACAATATCACAAACCATACTAATCAACCTTTACCCCCATCCTAATCAATTAgggcaaaccctaaaagacaaccacAAATTGATTAACAAAGCAATAGAGACTTAACAATGAAACCGGTTCGAAAAGACCGAAGTGTAGACTCACGATCGATTAATTAGCCttgggagtgattagggtgattataggagtgatgaacgtagtttaggtttttataaaatgaactaaaatatgttaatacgaaaaaaaaaaaaaatatatatatatatatatatatatatatatatatatatatatatataaaatctaTAATCACCTTAATTAAACCGCGAAAATTAATCATGTCAGACCtggtacttggtcgagtaccaggggtactcggccgagtacgatctactcggccgagtatctcacaACTCGGCAGAGTGTTCCCAAACCAGTAGCCTATTTAAAAACACTCGACTACCTACTCGACCGAATAAGCTAAAAcgagaaaaccgtagtattacaaccgCCCTCCAACACAACCCCTTACCACCCATACAACCATGTATAAGACGTTCTTAAGACGAGGTGTAAGATAGTATAACAATTTAACACAACAACTAATGTAGTCCTATGGTTCATATAAAATGATTATGGCCAACCACCCTTTCCCATGGTCAGTCACTACCAcataaaaccgtctcaacaaTATATAATTAAGACCCCCAATTTCCAATTCTAGGGTTACTAGAAATAAAGGCATAAAGCATACTAATTAAGCTACTTAATCAAATTAAAGAGGTTAGGACGAGTTTACTTACGATCTAGGATGAAAACAAGATAGAAAATCGTCTCACAATCAACTCAAAATCCCTCTTTTCGTTCTTCGTATTCGTCCGTCGCCTCTCGTCTGATCTctctgatttttttttgtttaatgttATAAGTGTAAGAAGGTGTAATATGTGAGTATATATATGTTGGGTATTGGGCTATAACTTAATCGGCCCATACCGATGTTTGTTACTATgtttttgtttctcttttttttttttcttttctaaaaccgtcaCTAATTACCCATCTCAACTTTATAAATCCCGTCtcataattatatatataaaatataaaattctAATTAAACTTTATAAAATTACGGGAAATTATGGGTAGTACAGTTAAGACCGATTTTATGCTAATGCTTTGAATGTGGTTTACATGTCTTGGAGTATTTACCATTATGTTGGTAATAT is a genomic window containing:
- the LOC141629696 gene encoding uncharacterized protein LOC141629696 translates to MVQGGGQKNNGKLFMMSKQEAEEDAHVVTGTFLVNNTSSLILFDSEETYSFVSRGRALSIVGQVDVPVNLLEFPIDGFEVIIGMDRSGKYGVKRDCHKKKVLLKGPKGVKVSYRGFIVKPKMKLISVITLNSCVRKMCPLVLCHVRDTRVEEPSSVEIPVVSEFGDVFPQEIPGLPPTTDIDLSVELKLGTGPISNAPYRMRPKEFVELKKQLNGLLDKGYI